From Populus trichocarpa isolate Nisqually-1 chromosome 19, P.trichocarpa_v4.1, whole genome shotgun sequence, a single genomic window includes:
- the LOC7475758 gene encoding uncharacterized protein LOC7475758, producing the protein MDSLEEKVSVFFHEDSADESSGRSMEEEDDYESDNNLHDPMETALYWESQDALLQGVLERYSSIGSKLRQEVSRVVGVAKESDFCNCMKPTDGCTSCLRQRVVNLLTQKGFEASLCTSKWKNTRKHPGGKHEYIEIIAATMGRKKPIPYLIELEFRDQFEIAKASDEYRNLVARLPEYYVGKADYLNAIVGILCDAAKRSMKEKKIHMGPWRKRSFMQMKWSNCSERRSVDKSSSKSFPSSRQAHESCLHLSAAPALTVT; encoded by the exons ATGGACAGCCTTGAAGAGAAGGTTTCTGTGTTCTTTCATGAAGATTCTGCTGATGAGTCGTCTGGTCGCTCTATGGAGGAAGAAGACGACTACGAGTCTGACAACAACTTGCACGACCCCATGGAAACAGCCTTGTATTGGGAATCACAAGACGCCTTGCTTCag GGAGTTTTGGAACGCTATAGCTCTATAGGCTCGAAGTTAAGGCAAGAGGTTAGCAGAGTTGTAGGGGTAGCAAAAGAGAGTGATTTTTGCAATTGCATGAAGCCCACTGATGGGTGCACTAGCTGTTTAAGACAAAGGGTTGTCAATTTGCTCACACAGAAGGGATTCGAAGCATCTCTTTGCACATCGAAGTGGAAAAACACCAGAAAGCATCCAGGAG gaaaacatgAGTACATAGAAATAATTGCAGCCACAATGGGTCGCAAGAAGCCAATCCCATATCTGATTGAGCTTGAATTCAGAGACCAGTTTGAGATTGCCAAAGCGAGTGATGAATACCGCAATCTTGTGGCACGGCTGCCAGAATACTACGTGGGGAAAGCTGACTACCTCAACGCCATTGTTGGCATTCTATGTGATGCAGCAAAGAGATcaatgaaggagaagaaaatccATATGGGTCCATGGAGAAAGAGGAGCTTCATGCAGATGAAATGGTCAAATTGCTCTGAAAGACGATCTGTTGACAAGTCTTCAAGCAAATCTTTTCCCTCGTCAAGACAAGCACATGAATCCTGCTTGCACTTGTCTGCTGCTCCAGCTTTGACTGTCACTTAG
- the LOC112325258 gene encoding putative disease resistance protein RGA4 isoform X1, which translates to MTEAILFSITDRILGKLGNLALQEIGLIWGVKDELEKLRNTASVIKAIFLDAEEQQTKSHEVRDWLQKLKDAIYDADDLLDDFSTEMLQQQLMMQDKKAIEVCAFFSKIKKTAYGFSMSCKIKAIRERLNDIASDRSKFHLTDHPRQMPSVIAEREQTHSFVSVEEVVGREDDKLAIVELLLHSNTEENVSVIPVVGIGGLGKTTLVQLVYNSEKIRRHFELRIWVCVSDVFDVKLIVQKILESATNTKCDGLEMDSLLTRLGKEIDGKKFLLILDDVWNDNRERWLKLRDLLMGGARGSKVVVTTRTQLIATITGTAKPYFLRSLSEDESWSLFEKLAFKQGKEFENTRLVAIGKEVVKKCAGVPLAIRTMGSLLYCKDTETEWLSFKDRDLSMIPQNENDILPILKLSYELLPPCLKNCFAYCSLFPKDYEINKQTLIKLWMAQGFLQPADGMQHLEEAGHQCFMDLARRSFFQDLEYGEWGDVVSCRMHDLMHDLALLVGGSESSAVDSNAENICERIRHVSLDFELDSSQKIPPSLFKANKIRTFVLPVQPVYRKILNQAPHDTIISSFRCLRALDFHNTGVDIVPSSISKLKHLRYLDLSKNEDLKRLPRCITRLKNLQTLKLSSCKRLEALPRHISKMISLRHLEIDHCTGLTHMPNGLGQLTALQTLTQFVVGKNGTSPDLSARLRELNGLNDLRGELKISKLEKLEVSATESREANLKGKENLEVLRLEWNRGVNDDRVIDEDEGLLESFQPHSNLKEFHIYGYRAGKFPSWMVLNLSLLLPNLQEIIIWRCYRCLELPMFSQLPMLKVLKLEEVTALEYIENSSNGSSSLFSIRGNLSKRGKREEKSALFFPSLQELRLFDLRNFKGWWREEDSVVNNDEATVETTTETAGISLPSVAACEEKQQPLQQQLVLPSFPCLSKLTIGHCPNLSNLPLHPFLNEVEFKDVNAGLVQWSMVGLASIEGSSASGRNISLPSFPSTLKLKHLCIDSVLDLVSMSEVGLQNLTYLEHLTIENCPNLSSLPEESLRGLRSLRSLSIRGCGSLTSLFLGLQYLTSLEELEIKECRALDMSDCDEENSLQFRGMKSLRRLKIGYMPQLESIPDGIHEVTSLQDLKIEGCVGLKTLPEWIHELKLLQRLDISDCPELNSLPQGCMKALQILEIYNCPKLLRICETRTSMDWPFIAHIPHVYVDRKKITIHAADISSL; encoded by the coding sequence ATGACAGAAGCTATTTTGTTCAGTATTACTGATAGAATCTTGGGAAAACTGGGGAACCTGGCCCTGCAAGAGATAGGACTGATATGGGGTGTTAAGGACGAGCTTGAAAAACTAAGGAATACTGCTTCTGTTATCAAAGCAATATTTCTTGATGCAGAGGAGCAGCAAACAAAAAGCCATGAGGTTAGAGATTGGCTCCAAAAGCTTAAAGATGCAATTTATGATGCAGATGATTTGCTGGATGATTTCTCCACGGAAATGTTGCAACAGCAGCTGATGATGCAGGATAAGAAGGCGATAGAGGTATGTGCTTTCTTTTCGAAGATAAAGAAGACTGCATATGGTTTTAGCATGTCTTGTAAGATTAAGGCAATTAGGGAGAGACTGAATGACATAGCTTCAGACAGAAGCAAATTCCATTTGACAGACCACCCCAGACAGATGCCTAGTGTTATTGCAGAGAGGGAGCAGACTCATTCTTTTGTTAGCGTTGAAGAAGTTGTGGGGAGAGAGGATGATAAATTGGCCATTGTAGAATTGCTGTTGCACTCTAACACTGAGGAGAATGTTTCTGTTATACCAGTAGTTGGCATTGGGGGGCTAGGAAAGACTACTCTTGTGCAGCTCGTTTACAATTCTGAGAAAATACGAAGGCATTTTGAGCTAAGAATTTGGGTGTGTGTTTCTGATGTTTTTGATGTGAAGTTAATAGTTCAAAAAATTTTGGAATCTGCAACTAATACTAAATGTGATGGCCTTGAGATGGATTCCTTGTTAACTCGTCTTGGAAAAGAAATAGATGGCAAGAAATTTTTGCTTATTTTGGATGATGTATGGAATGATAACCGTGAGAGATGGCTAAAACTGAGGGATCTGTTAATGGGTGGCGCAAGGGGGAGTAAGGTTGTGGTGACGACACGCACTCAGTTGATCGCAACAATTACTGGCACAGCTAAACCATACTTCCTCAGAAGTCTTTCTGAAGATGAGTCATGGTCTTTGTTTGAGAAGTTAGCTTTTAAACAAGGGAAAGAATTTGAGAATACAAGACTTGTAGCAATCGGAAAGGAGGTTGTTAAAAAATGTGCTGGAGTTCCCCTTGCCATAAGGACTATGGGAAGCCTTCTTTACTGCAAGGATACAGAAACTGAGTGGCTCTCTTTTAAAGACAGAGATCTTTCCATGATACCTCAAAATGAGAATGACATATTACCGATATTGAAGTTGAGCTATGAGCTACTTCCGCCATGCTTGAAGAATTGCTTTGCTTACTGTTCCTTGTTCCCAAAGGACTACGAAATTAATAAGCAAACACTGATAAAACTCTGGATGGCACAAGGTTTTCTGCAGCCAGCCGATGGAATGCAACATCTTGAGGAAGCCGGTCATCAGTGTTTCATGGATTTAGCTCGGCGATCCTTCTTCCAAGATTTAGAGTATGGTGAATGGGGTGATGTGGTGAGTTGCAGAATGCACGATCTGATGCATGACCTTGCCCTATTAGTTGGTGGAAGTGAGAGCTCTGCAGTCGATTCTAATGCAGAAAATATATGTGAAAGAATTCGTCATGTATCCCTTGACTTTGAATTAGATTCATCGCAGAAAATCCCCCCCTCTTTGTTCAAAGCAAACAAAATTCGGACATTTGTGCTGCCTGTGCAACCAGTTTATCGTAAAATACTGAATCAGGCTCCCCATGATACAATTATTTCCAGTTTCAGGTGCTTGCGTGCATTAGATTTCCATAACACAGGGGTTGACATTGTGCCTAGTTCAATCAGTAAGTTGAAGCATTTGCGGTATCTTGATCTCTCCAAGAATGAAGATCTAAAAAGACTCCCCCGTTGCATTACCAGACTGAAGAATTTGCAGACACTCAAACTCTCTTCCTGCAAAAGGTTAGAAGCATTGCCAAGACATATCAGTAAAATGATCAGTCTTAGGCATCTTGAGATTGACCACTGTACTGGTTTGACGCACATGCCGAATGGTCTGGGGCAACTAACTGCTCTTCAGACATTAACACAATTTGTAGTTGGCAAGAATGGCACCTCCCCTGATCTCAGTGCACGCCTGAGGGAATTAAATGGCCTGAACGACCTACGAGGAGAGTTAAAAATTTCAAAGCTGGAAAAATTGGAGGTTTCTGCAACGGAATCAAGGGAAGCGAATTTGAAGGGAAAAGAGAACTTAGAGGTCTTGAGATTAGAATGGAACAGAGGAGTTAATGATGACAGAGTtattgatgaagatgaagggTTGCTAGAAAGCTTTCAGCCACATTCTAATCTTAAGGAGTTTCACATTTACGGGTATAGAGCTGGAAAGTTTCCAAGTTGGATGGTGCTTAACTTGTCTTTATTGCTCCCGAATCTTCAGGAGATCATCATATGGAGGTGTTACAGATGCTTAGAACTCCCGATGTTTAGTCAGCTACCTATGCTCAAGGTTCTGAAACTTGAAGAGGTTACGGCTTTGGAGTACATCGAGAATAGCAGCAATGGGTCTTCTTCATTGTTTTCAATCAGGGGCAATCTATccaagagaggaaaaagagaagaaaaatcggCACTGTTCTTCCCAAGCCTACAAGAACTTCGACTCTTTGACTTGCGCAATTTTAAGGGATGGTGGAGGGAAGAAGATTCTGTGGTTAATAATGATGAAGCAACAGTAGAAACGACAACCGAAACAGCAGGAATATCACTTCCATCAGTAGCAGCCTGTGAGGAGAAGCAACAGCCACTACAGCAGCAGCTAGTTCTGCCGTCATTTCCTTGTCTTTCAAAATTAACCATTGGCCACTGTCCAAATCTATCAAACTTGCCATTGCATCCATTTCTTAATGAAGTGGAGTTCAAGGATGTAAATGCTGGTCTGGTGCAGTGGTCAATGGTGGGTCTTGCTTCAATAGAAGGGAGTTCAGCATCAGGAAGAAACATTTCACTTCCTTCCTTCCCCTCCACTCTTAAACTGAAGCATTTGTGTATCGACAGCGTCTTGGATCTTGTTTCAATGTCAGAGGTGGGACTACAAAACCTCACTTACCTTGAGCATCTAACCATAGAGAATTGTCCAAATCTGTCATCTCTGCCAGAGGAAAGTTTAAGGGGTTTAAGGTCACTCCGTTCTCTCTCCATTCGTGGTTGTGGAAGCCTAACGTCACTGTTCCTGGGATTGCAATATCTCACCTCCCTcgaagagcttgaaatcaaagaGTGCAGAGCACTTGATATGTCAGATTGCGATGAAGAGAACAGCTTGCAATTTCGAGGAATGAAGAGCCTTCGGAGACTGAAAATCGGATATATGCCACAATTAGAATCTATACCGGATGGAATTCATGAAGTTACATCGTTGCAAGATTTAAAGATTGAAGGCTGTGTTGGCTTGAAGACTTTGCCAGAGTGGATTCATGAACTCAAATTACTTCAAAGGCTTGACATTTCTGATTGTCCCGAGCTCAATTCTCTACCACAGGGTTGCATGAAAGCATTGCAAATTTTGGAAATCTACAACTGTCCCAAGTTGCTGAGAATATGTGAAACGAGAACAAGCATGGACTGGCCTTTTATTGCCCACATCCCTCATGTCTATGTTGACCGGAAAAAGATCACGATACATGCTGCTGATATCTCAAGCTTATAA